One window of the Rhizobiaceae bacterium genome contains the following:
- a CDS encoding response regulator transcription factor, translating to MKILVIEDDREAADYLRKALDESGHNAHVASDGETGLVMAESGDYDVLIVDRMLPRRDGLSVITELRARGNRAPVLILSALGEVDDRVTGLRAGGDDYLTKPYAFSELLARIEVLNRRGGARDAETVYRSGDLELDRLSHTVRRAGKEIVLQPREFRLLEYLMRHAGQVVTRTMLLENVWDYHFDPQTNVIDVHISRLRGKIEKGFEGPVLHTIRGAGYMLKAGQ from the coding sequence ATGAAGATTCTTGTGATCGAGGACGACCGCGAGGCTGCGGACTATCTGCGCAAGGCGCTCGACGAATCGGGGCACAATGCGCATGTCGCTTCCGATGGCGAGACAGGTCTCGTCATGGCCGAGAGCGGCGACTACGACGTGCTGATCGTGGATCGCATGCTGCCGCGACGCGACGGCCTCTCCGTCATCACCGAACTCAGGGCGCGCGGCAACCGGGCGCCGGTGCTCATCCTTTCGGCGCTGGGGGAGGTCGACGACCGCGTGACGGGCCTGCGGGCCGGCGGCGACGACTATCTCACCAAGCCCTACGCGTTCTCGGAGCTTCTGGCGCGCATAGAAGTGCTCAACCGCCGCGGCGGGGCGCGGGATGCCGAGACCGTCTACCGCAGCGGCGACCTCGAACTCGACCGGCTGTCCCATACGGTGCGCCGCGCCGGCAAGGAGATCGTGCTGCAGCCGCGCGAGTTCCGCCTGCTCGAATATCTGATGCGCCATGCCGGGCAGGTCGTGACCCGCACCATGCTTCTCGAAAATGTCTGGGACTATCACTTCGACCCCCAGACCAACGTCATCGACGTTCATATCTCGCGGCTGCGCGGCAAGATCGAAAAGGGCTTCGAAGGTCCCGTGCTGCATACCATCCGCGGCGCGGGCTACATGCTGAAGGCCGGCCAGTGA
- a CDS encoding HAMP domain-containing histidine kinase, whose protein sequence is MATALPPILRTTASRLSALYLLLFAVCAVVLVFYMTSLSARMLTAQTMETINEEASDLGRAYQRGGLPLLVRMIGQRSRQPGANLYLIADANGRILAGNVESLQPGILETEGWTEVPFRYERYGESGERSQAQENATFPEARIDPRASHDAIALVLRLPNQMIILVGRDLGEPQRFRDVVRQSLMIALGMMGLGGILIWFLVGRRALIRIDNISRAGRRIMGGDLNGRLPVTGAGDEFDRLSENLNAMLAKIASLNDGLRQVSDNIAHDLKTPLTRLRNRAEGAISANATPEEYRAALEQTIRESDQLIKTFNAILMISRLEAGYSSEQTTSIDLSATVRDVAELYEPLAEEAGGRIEVAVDDGVTIEGNRELVAQALSNIVDNAIKYASADGAKPEVRIHLEKTAGEVRLSVSDNGPGIPDESDRKLVTERFVRLEKSRSQPGSGLGLSLAKAVMKFHGGKLDLTPANPGLTVIMSFPGRESG, encoded by the coding sequence ATGGCGACCGCGCTCCCGCCCATCCTGCGAACGACGGCGTCCCGGCTTTCCGCGCTTTATCTCCTCCTTTTCGCGGTCTGCGCGGTCGTGCTCGTCTTCTACATGACGTCGCTGTCGGCGCGCATGCTGACGGCGCAGACGATGGAGACCATCAACGAGGAAGCAAGCGATCTCGGCCGCGCCTACCAGCGCGGCGGCCTGCCTCTGCTGGTGCGGATGATCGGCCAGCGCTCGCGCCAGCCCGGCGCCAACCTCTATCTGATCGCGGACGCCAACGGCCGCATCCTCGCCGGAAACGTCGAAAGCCTTCAGCCGGGCATCCTCGAGACGGAAGGCTGGACCGAGGTGCCGTTTCGCTATGAGCGGTACGGTGAGAGCGGCGAGCGCAGCCAGGCGCAGGAGAACGCCACTTTCCCGGAGGCCAGGATCGATCCGCGCGCCAGCCACGATGCGATCGCGCTGGTGCTGAGATTGCCCAACCAGATGATTATTCTTGTCGGCCGCGATCTGGGCGAGCCGCAGCGCTTCCGGGACGTGGTGCGGCAGTCGTTGATGATCGCGCTGGGCATGATGGGTCTGGGCGGCATCCTCATCTGGTTCCTCGTCGGACGCCGGGCGCTCATCCGCATCGACAACATTTCGCGCGCCGGTCGCCGCATCATGGGCGGCGACCTCAACGGCCGTCTCCCCGTAACCGGCGCGGGCGACGAGTTCGACCGGCTGTCGGAGAACCTGAACGCCATGCTGGCCAAGATCGCCAGCCTGAACGACGGCCTGCGTCAGGTCTCCGACAACATCGCCCATGATCTGAAGACGCCGCTGACCCGCCTGCGCAACCGCGCGGAAGGCGCGATCAGCGCCAATGCGACGCCGGAGGAGTACCGGGCCGCGCTCGAACAGACCATCCGGGAGTCCGACCAGCTCATCAAGACGTTCAACGCGATCCTGATGATCTCGCGGCTGGAGGCCGGCTATTCGTCCGAACAGACCACCTCGATCGATCTGTCGGCGACGGTGCGCGATGTTGCCGAATTGTACGAGCCGCTGGCGGAAGAGGCCGGCGGGAGGATCGAAGTCGCCGTGGATGACGGCGTCACGATCGAGGGCAATCGCGAGCTTGTCGCCCAGGCGCTTTCCAACATCGTCGACAACGCCATCAAATACGCTTCCGCCGATGGCGCGAAGCCGGAAGTCCGCATTCATCTCGAAAAGACGGCCGGCGAGGTTCGCCTCTCCGTGAGCGACAACGGACCGGGCATTCCCGATGAATCCGACCGGAAACTCGTGACGGAACGGTTCGTGCGGCTGGAGAAAAGCCGGTCGCAACCGGGCTCCGGCCTCGGGCTCAGTCTCGCCAAGGCGGTGATGAAATTTCACGGCGGCAAGCTTGACCTGACCCCTGCGAATCCCGGATTGACCGTGATCATGAGTTTTCCGGGGAGGGAAAGCGGATGA
- the ccmI gene encoding c-type cytochrome biogenesis protein CcmI, translating to MLFWIVAALLTLAASLVVLVPLSRERVTVRSTADNDLEVYRDQLAEVDRDIQRNLIDRTEAEQAKAEIGKRILRLAGTGGVAQPAARRASALVGGLAVLAIPLVSWGVYGLLGSPDLPSQPLEARLEKAPSQSTPDELVARAERALRKSPGDGRGWDALAPVYQRLGRANEAVFAYRNAIRLLGDSPERHAGLGVALSDVAGGTVTAEAHAAFEKALALEPGFAKARFYLNIAAAQEGRLDEAIAGWTELAAGLPDNSEWREASRQAIALAEQRKSVASAPAPSQEDITAAEGMSNEDRNAMIEAMVASLDEKLRANPDDPEGWKRLVRSYVVLGNQDAARDALARGRKALTKPDAANDLTAFASSLGVTVTE from the coding sequence ATGCTTTTCTGGATCGTCGCAGCACTGTTGACGCTCGCCGCGAGCCTCGTCGTGCTCGTGCCGCTCAGCCGTGAGCGCGTGACGGTCCGGTCCACCGCCGACAACGACCTCGAAGTCTATCGCGATCAACTGGCGGAAGTGGATCGCGACATCCAGCGAAACCTGATCGACAGGACGGAGGCCGAGCAGGCGAAGGCGGAAATCGGAAAACGCATCCTCCGGCTCGCCGGGACTGGCGGCGTGGCGCAGCCTGCTGCGCGCCGCGCTTCGGCGCTGGTGGGCGGCCTGGCCGTGCTGGCGATCCCGCTGGTCAGCTGGGGCGTCTACGGGCTGCTCGGCTCGCCCGACCTGCCGTCGCAGCCGCTCGAAGCCCGTCTCGAAAAGGCGCCGTCGCAAAGCACTCCTGACGAGCTGGTGGCGCGCGCCGAGCGGGCGCTTCGCAAAAGCCCCGGCGACGGTCGCGGCTGGGATGCGCTGGCGCCGGTCTATCAAAGGCTCGGCCGCGCCAACGAGGCCGTGTTCGCATACCGAAACGCGATCCGGCTTCTCGGCGACAGTCCCGAACGCCATGCGGGCCTCGGCGTGGCGCTGAGCGATGTCGCCGGAGGCACCGTGACGGCGGAGGCCCACGCCGCATTCGAGAAGGCGCTGGCGCTGGAGCCGGGCTTTGCGAAGGCGCGCTTCTATCTGAACATTGCGGCGGCACAGGAAGGCCGCCTGGACGAAGCCATCGCCGGATGGACGGAACTGGCTGCCGGCCTGCCAGACAATTCCGAGTGGCGGGAAGCGTCCCGACAGGCAATCGCGCTGGCCGAACAACGCAAATCGGTTGCAAGCGCTCCGGCTCCGTCTCAGGAGGATATAACGGCGGCCGAAGGCATGTCGAACGAGGACCGCAACGCCATGATCGAGGCGATGGTGGCCTCGCTCGACGAAAAACTGCGGGCGAATCCGGACGATCCGGAAGGATGGAAGCGTCTGGTGCGCTCCTATGTCGTACTGGGCAATCAGGATGCTGCGCGCGACGCCCTTGCGCGCGGCAGGAAGGCGCTGACGAAGCCGGACGCGGCGAACGATCTGACGGCGTTCGCGTCTTCTCTCGGCGTGACGGTGACGGAATAA
- a CDS encoding heme lyase CcmF/NrfE family subunit, with amino-acid sequence MVEIGHFSLVLALAITLVQSVVPAVGARNGDARLMAVAQPAAVASFAFTALAFAILVNAYAQSDFSVLNVWENSHSLKPMLYKITGAWGNHEGSMLLWVLILTLFGMLVALFGGNLPATLRANVIAVQGWVGTAFLLFILTTSNPFTRLDPAPIEGQDLNPILQDIGLAVHPPLLYLGYVGFSICFAFAVAALIEGRIDAAWARWVRPWTLAAWLFLTGGITMGSYWAYYELGWGGFWFWDPVENASFMPWLAGTALLHSAIVMEKRAALKIWTLLLAILTFSLSLLGTFLVRSGVLTSVHAFATDPGRGIFILCILVLFIGGSLALFAFRASTLTAGGLFHPVSREGALVLNNLFLTTATATVLVGTLYPLVIEAVGGDKISVGEPFFNLTFGPLMAPLLCAVPFGPLLAWKRGDLLAVSQRLMAAFAGALAIVLVVYLFVDGASVFAALACGLAAWLILGALTDLWIKAGFGSAAAGTALRRLAGLPMSMFGTAAAHLGLGLTLLGIVGTLAFQQERIVEIKPGEAIEIAGYRLVYEGLGPFKGANYDEEQGTFRIMSSGGADIGTVVSAKRFYPARRMPTTEAGIRTMGFSQLYVSLGDQTTSGGIVARVWWKPMVTLIWIGGLVMMAGAGVSLFDRRLRVGAPAKRRAAKPAVQGGAA; translated from the coding sequence ATGGTCGAGATCGGACATTTTTCCCTGGTTCTGGCGCTGGCGATCACGCTGGTGCAGTCGGTCGTGCCGGCGGTCGGCGCGCGCAACGGAGACGCGCGCCTGATGGCCGTGGCCCAGCCGGCGGCGGTCGCGAGCTTTGCCTTCACCGCGCTCGCCTTCGCGATTTTGGTCAATGCCTACGCGCAGTCCGACTTCTCGGTCCTCAATGTCTGGGAGAACTCCCATTCGTTGAAGCCCATGCTCTACAAGATCACGGGCGCCTGGGGGAACCATGAAGGCTCGATGCTCCTCTGGGTGTTGATCCTCACCCTGTTCGGCATGCTTGTCGCGCTGTTCGGCGGCAATCTCCCTGCGACGTTGCGCGCCAATGTCATCGCCGTGCAGGGCTGGGTCGGTACGGCCTTCCTGCTCTTCATACTCACCACCTCCAATCCCTTCACGCGGCTCGATCCGGCGCCGATCGAAGGTCAGGACCTGAACCCGATCCTGCAGGATATCGGTCTCGCGGTGCATCCGCCGCTGCTTTATCTCGGCTATGTCGGCTTCTCCATCTGCTTCGCCTTCGCCGTGGCGGCGCTCATCGAGGGCCGCATCGACGCGGCATGGGCACGGTGGGTGCGGCCGTGGACGCTCGCCGCCTGGCTCTTTCTGACCGGCGGCATCACCATGGGCTCCTACTGGGCGTACTACGAGCTCGGCTGGGGCGGGTTCTGGTTCTGGGACCCGGTGGAAAACGCCTCCTTCATGCCGTGGCTCGCCGGCACCGCGCTGCTGCACTCGGCGATCGTCATGGAAAAGCGCGCGGCGCTGAAGATATGGACGCTGCTACTGGCGATCCTGACCTTCTCCCTGTCGCTGCTCGGCACGTTCCTCGTCCGCTCCGGCGTGCTGACCTCCGTCCACGCCTTCGCAACCGATCCCGGGCGCGGCATCTTCATTCTTTGCATCCTCGTCCTGTTCATAGGCGGCTCGCTGGCGCTGTTCGCGTTCCGCGCCTCGACGCTGACGGCGGGAGGCCTGTTCCATCCGGTGTCGCGGGAAGGCGCGCTGGTGCTCAACAACCTCTTCCTGACCACGGCGACGGCGACCGTGCTGGTCGGGACGCTCTACCCGCTGGTGATCGAGGCGGTCGGCGGCGACAAGATTTCGGTCGGCGAACCGTTCTTCAACCTGACCTTCGGGCCGCTGATGGCGCCGCTGCTTTGCGCCGTGCCGTTCGGACCGCTGCTGGCCTGGAAGCGCGGCGATCTTCTCGCCGTCTCGCAACGCCTGATGGCGGCCTTTGCCGGGGCGCTGGCGATCGTGCTCGTCGTCTATCTGTTCGTCGACGGCGCTTCGGTGTTCGCCGCGCTCGCCTGCGGGCTCGCGGCGTGGCTGATCCTCGGCGCGCTCACCGACCTTTGGATCAAGGCAGGCTTCGGTTCGGCCGCGGCCGGCACGGCTCTGCGGCGTCTCGCCGGCCTGCCCATGTCGATGTTCGGCACGGCTGCGGCGCATCTCGGGCTTGGGCTGACATTGCTGGGCATCGTCGGCACGCTGGCTTTCCAGCAGGAGCGGATCGTGGAGATAAAGCCCGGCGAAGCGATCGAGATCGCCGGCTACAGACTGGTCTATGAAGGCCTCGGCCCCTTCAAGGGCGCCAACTACGACGAGGAGCAGGGCACGTTCCGGATCATGAGCAGCGGCGGCGCCGACATCGGCACTGTCGTATCGGCGAAGCGCTTCTATCCCGCACGCCGCATGCCGACGACAGAGGCCGGCATTCGCACGATGGGCTTCAGCCAGCTCTATGTTTCGCTGGGCGACCAAACGACGTCCGGCGGCATCGTCGCGCGCGTCTGGTGGAAGCCGATGGTGACGCTGATCTGGATCGGCGGGCTGGTGATGATGGCTGGCGCCGGCGTCTCGCTGTTCGACCGCCGCCTGCGTGTCGGCGCTCCTGCGAAACGTCGCGCCGCGAAACCGGCAGTGCAGGGCGGGGCGGCCTGA
- a CDS encoding ATP-binding protein encodes MNFRLRSLTLRVIAFSTAWAVLALIVISTVITTLYRQSSERGFDSVLSAHLFNLIGSVGVSEAGFLTGSPDLGDLRFSEPQSGWYWSVEPVSGELKGSLRSSSMTGSIPSPSATDVPFNPSFQRNYITDGIDGERLEVFESEFVLDNANRVARFRVMGNRTELEDEIAGFERRLFLYLAIFGFGMIAINALAILVGLQPLRRVSAALAQVREGTAKRLTGSFPAEIEPLANETNALIDNNRRIVERSRTQVGNLAHSLKTPLAVLLNESRTIGGDKGRLLADQATAMQQQVEHYLQRARIAAQRESVVYRTPVVETLTPIVRVFQKLKPDIKVVFVKPRRDVLFGGEKADLEEIVGNLLENASKWGKSQARLSVVAPTDGEEQKTFQLRIEDDGPGIPEEKAREVLRRGARLDETKPGTGLGLAIVSDLVKEYGGTLGLDRSDLGGLRVTVELAAVT; translated from the coding sequence ATGAACTTTCGGCTGCGCTCGCTCACCCTGCGCGTCATCGCCTTCTCCACCGCCTGGGCGGTGCTGGCGCTGATCGTCATCTCGACGGTGATAACCACGCTCTACCGGCAATCGAGCGAGCGCGGGTTCGACAGCGTGCTCTCGGCGCACCTGTTCAACCTGATCGGTTCGGTCGGCGTGTCGGAGGCCGGTTTCCTCACCGGCAGTCCCGATCTCGGCGATTTGCGGTTCTCGGAGCCCCAGTCCGGCTGGTACTGGTCGGTCGAACCTGTGTCGGGCGAACTGAAAGGCTCGCTGCGCTCATCCTCCATGACGGGGTCGATACCCTCGCCGAGCGCGACCGACGTGCCGTTCAATCCGAGCTTCCAGCGCAACTACATCACGGACGGCATCGACGGCGAGAGGCTGGAAGTCTTCGAAAGCGAGTTCGTTCTCGACAACGCCAACCGTGTGGCGCGCTTCCGGGTGATGGGCAACCGCACGGAACTGGAGGACGAGATCGCCGGCTTCGAGCGGCGGCTTTTCCTCTATCTGGCGATCTTCGGTTTCGGCATGATCGCGATCAACGCGCTGGCTATCCTTGTCGGCCTGCAACCGCTGCGCAGGGTGAGCGCCGCACTGGCGCAGGTGCGCGAAGGGACGGCCAAGCGGCTGACGGGTTCGTTCCCGGCCGAAATCGAGCCGCTGGCCAATGAGACCAACGCGCTGATCGACAACAACCGCCGCATCGTCGAGCGCTCCCGCACGCAGGTGGGCAACCTCGCGCATTCGCTGAAGACGCCGCTGGCCGTGCTGCTCAACGAATCGCGCACGATCGGCGGCGACAAGGGGCGGCTGCTGGCCGATCAGGCGACGGCGATGCAGCAGCAGGTGGAGCATTATCTACAGCGGGCGCGCATCGCCGCGCAGCGAGAGAGCGTCGTCTACCGGACGCCTGTGGTCGAGACATTGACGCCCATAGTGCGCGTTTTCCAGAAATTGAAACCGGATATCAAGGTCGTCTTCGTCAAACCCCGGCGCGATGTGCTGTTCGGCGGCGAAAAGGCGGATCTGGAGGAAATCGTCGGCAATCTGCTCGAAAACGCCTCGAAATGGGGGAAGTCGCAGGCGCGCCTTTCGGTCGTCGCCCCGACAGACGGCGAGGAACAAAAAACCTTCCAGCTCCGTATAGAGGACGACGGCCCCGGCATACCGGAGGAAAAGGCGCGGGAGGTGCTCCGGCGCGGAGCACGGCTGGACGAGACCAAACCCGGAACCGGCCTCGGTCTCGCCATCGTTTCCGATCTGGTCAAGGAATATGGCGGCACGCTCGGCCTCGACCGCTCCGACCTTGGCGGGCTGCGGGTGACGGTCGAACTTGCCGCGGTCACCTGA
- the ccmE gene encoding cytochrome c maturation protein CcmE, which yields MTRKQKRLSVIFGALAFLGMATGLTLFALGQKASYFYMPADLTTASIEPGQRIRLGGLVEKGTIVRGQGTEVSFAVTDGEKSVEVAYTGILPDLFREEQGVITEGTFEPDGVFRADSVLAKHDESYMPREVAESLKEKGVWQPN from the coding sequence ATGACGCGCAAACAGAAACGGCTGTCGGTGATCTTCGGCGCGCTCGCCTTTCTGGGAATGGCGACGGGCCTGACGCTGTTCGCGCTCGGGCAAAAGGCGTCCTACTTCTATATGCCGGCCGACCTGACGACCGCGTCGATCGAACCCGGGCAACGCATTCGTCTCGGCGGCCTCGTCGAGAAGGGCACCATCGTGCGCGGGCAGGGAACCGAGGTGTCCTTCGCCGTGACCGACGGCGAGAAGTCGGTGGAGGTCGCCTATACCGGCATTCTTCCCGATCTCTTCCGCGAGGAACAGGGCGTCATTACGGAAGGCACGTTCGAGCCGGACGGAGTTTTCCGCGCCGACAGCGTGCTGGCCAAGCACGATGAGAGCTATATGCCGCGAGAGGTGGCCGAGAGCCTGAAGGAGAAGGGCGTCTGGCAGCCCAACTGA
- a CDS encoding response regulator transcription factor, which translates to MRILVVEDDKDLNRQLSEALTDAGYVVDRAHDGEEGHFLGDTEPYDAVVLDIGLPQMDGISVVEKWRREGRKMPVLILTARDRWSDKVAGIDAGADDYVTKPFHIEEVLARVRALIRRAAGHASSELTCGPLRLDTKASKADINGMSLKLTSHEFRLLAYLMHHMGEVVSRTELVEHLYDQDFDRDSNTIEVFVGRLRKKMGVDMIETVRGMGYRIREPDK; encoded by the coding sequence ATGCGCATATTGGTCGTCGAGGATGACAAGGACCTGAACCGGCAGCTTTCGGAGGCGCTGACGGATGCCGGCTATGTCGTGGATCGCGCCCATGACGGCGAGGAAGGGCATTTCCTCGGCGATACCGAGCCTTACGACGCGGTGGTGCTCGACATCGGCCTGCCGCAGATGGACGGCATCAGTGTCGTGGAAAAATGGCGGCGCGAGGGCCGCAAGATGCCCGTCCTCATCCTGACCGCGCGCGACCGCTGGAGCGACAAGGTGGCCGGCATCGACGCCGGCGCGGACGACTACGTGACCAAACCGTTCCACATCGAGGAGGTATTGGCGCGGGTGCGGGCGCTCATCCGCCGCGCGGCGGGTCACGCCTCCTCCGAACTGACCTGCGGGCCGCTTCGGCTGGATACGAAAGCTTCCAAGGCCGACATCAACGGCATGTCGCTGAAGCTGACCTCGCACGAGTTCCGGCTGCTTGCCTATCTCATGCATCACATGGGCGAGGTCGTCTCGCGCACGGAACTGGTCGAGCATCTCTACGATCAGGATTTCGATCGCGATTCCAACACGATCGAGGTTTTCGTCGGCCGGCTGCGCAAGAAGATGGGCGTGGACATGATCGAGACGGTGCGCGGCATGGGCTATCGCATCCGCGAGCCCGACAAGTGA
- a CDS encoding cytochrome c-type biogenesis protein CcmH gives MRRFALALSMFVALSAPAFAVLPDEVLSDPALEARARNLSHELRCMVCQNQSIDDSNAELARDLRLLVRERIEAGDTDEQVIGYVVARYGEFVLLKPRFSLRNAFLWGTPVVLLLAGGIFILLNTRRRQRHETRLSAEEAEAVERLLGKSEG, from the coding sequence ATGCGTCGCTTCGCTCTGGCGCTGTCGATGTTTGTGGCGCTGTCTGCGCCGGCCTTCGCGGTGCTGCCCGACGAGGTGCTGTCGGACCCGGCGCTGGAGGCGCGTGCGCGCAATCTGTCGCATGAACTGCGCTGCATGGTCTGCCAGAACCAGTCGATAGACGATTCGAACGCCGAGCTGGCGCGCGACCTGCGCTTGCTCGTGCGCGAACGGATAGAGGCCGGCGACACGGACGAGCAGGTGATCGGCTATGTGGTCGCGCGCTACGGCGAATTCGTGCTTCTCAAGCCGCGATTCAGCCTGCGCAACGCGTTTCTGTGGGGCACGCCGGTCGTGCTCCTGCTCGCGGGCGGGATTTTCATCCTGCTCAATACGCGGCGGAGGCAGCGGCACGAAACACGCCTTTCGGCAGAGGAAGCCGAGGCCGTGGAACGGCTTCTCGGCAAGTCCGAGGGCTGA
- a CDS encoding Do family serine endopeptidase, whose product MKTPSNIPSRTRARLLAAVASVAIAGSIGLGAAVTGTAPVLAEAVRVEAPQAPGFANVVEKVSPAVVSVRVKSRIEPASDDSAQMFGGDGLENLPRDHPLYRFFREFRGDRNDQDRKAPRFGRRDRDHDRRVTSQGSGFFISEDGYLVTNNHVVENGTAFTVVTDDGKELDAKLVGTDPRTDLAVLKVDGDQKFTYVAFADDATVRVGDWVVAVGNPFGLGGTVTAGIVSARGRDIGAGPYDDFIQIDAAVNRGNSGGPAFNLNGEVVGINTAIFSPSGGNVGIAFAIPASTAQEVVNDLMKDGTVSRGWLGVEIQPVTQDIADSIGLEGTKGALVSNAQDDGPGKKAGIKAGDVITSVDGKEVTSPKELARLIGAMQPGKAIDVVLWRGGKSETLSLTLGELPSGDKQASASQPGPVEPGTLEDMGLTVTRAEDGKGLVVTDVDPGSDAADRGIQAGDVITSINSMEVNGTQDIEKALAEASKAGRKAVLFQITRDSNNRFVALPLAQG is encoded by the coding sequence ATGAAAACTCCCTCCAATATCCCTTCGCGCACCCGGGCCCGGTTGCTCGCGGCGGTCGCATCGGTGGCCATCGCCGGCTCGATCGGTCTGGGCGCCGCCGTCACCGGCACCGCGCCGGTTCTGGCCGAGGCTGTCCGCGTCGAAGCGCCTCAGGCTCCCGGCTTCGCCAATGTCGTCGAAAAGGTTTCCCCGGCCGTCGTCAGCGTCCGGGTCAAGTCCAGGATCGAGCCGGCCTCGGACGACAGCGCCCAGATGTTCGGGGGCGACGGCCTCGAAAACCTGCCGCGTGACCATCCGCTCTATCGCTTTTTCCGTGAATTCCGCGGCGATCGCAACGATCAGGATCGCAAGGCGCCGCGCTTCGGCCGCCGTGACCGCGACCACGACCGGCGCGTGACGTCGCAAGGCTCCGGCTTCTTCATCTCCGAGGACGGCTACCTCGTCACCAACAACCATGTCGTCGAGAACGGCACGGCCTTCACCGTGGTCACCGATGACGGCAAGGAACTTGACGCGAAGCTCGTCGGTACCGATCCACGCACCGATCTCGCAGTCCTGAAAGTCGACGGGGACCAGAAGTTCACCTACGTCGCCTTTGCTGATGACGCCACGGTGCGCGTCGGCGACTGGGTCGTGGCCGTCGGCAACCCGTTCGGCCTCGGCGGCACGGTGACGGCGGGTATCGTCTCGGCGCGCGGCCGCGACATCGGCGCCGGGCCCTATGACGACTTCATCCAGATCGATGCCGCGGTCAACCGCGGCAATTCCGGCGGTCCCGCCTTCAACCTCAATGGCGAGGTCGTCGGCATCAACACCGCGATCTTCTCGCCATCCGGGGGCAATGTCGGCATCGCCTTCGCCATTCCGGCGTCGACGGCGCAGGAAGTCGTCAACGATCTGATGAAGGACGGCACCGTGTCGCGCGGCTGGCTCGGCGTCGAGATTCAGCCGGTGACGCAGGACATCGCCGATTCCATCGGCCTCGAAGGCACGAAGGGCGCGCTGGTGTCCAACGCACAGGACGATGGTCCGGGCAAGAAGGCCGGCATCAAGGCGGGCGACGTCATCACTTCGGTCGATGGCAAGGAAGTGACCTCGCCGAAGGAACTCGCCCGCCTGATCGGTGCGATGCAGCCGGGCAAGGCGATCGACGTCGTGCTGTGGCGCGGCGGCAAGTCGGAAACGCTGAGCCTTACGCTCGGTGAACTGCCCAGCGGCGACAAGCAGGCTTCCGCCAGCCAGCCCGGCCCGGTCGAGCCAGGTACGCTGGAGGACATGGGCCTGACTGTCACGCGCGCCGAGGACGGCAAGGGTCTGGTCGTGACGGATGTCGATCCGGGCAGCGATGCCGCCGATCGCGGCATCCAGGCCGGCGACGTCATCACCTCCATCAACTCGATGGAGGTGAACGGCACGCAGGATATCGAGAAGGCGCTCGCCGAGGCCTCCAAGGCGGGCCGCAAGGCGGTCCTCTTCCAGATCACCCGCGACAGCAACAACCGCTTCGTCGCGCTGCCCCTGGCGCAGGGCTGA